A window of Ascaphus truei isolate aAscTru1 chromosome 16, aAscTru1.hap1, whole genome shotgun sequence contains these coding sequences:
- the ZC4H2 gene encoding zinc finger C4H2 domain-containing protein isoform X2: MGDEQIMCKLESIKEIRNKTFQMEKIKARLKSEFDSLESEERHLKEYKQEMDLLLQEKMAHVEELRLIHADINVMENTIKQSENDLNKLLESTRRLHDEYKPLKEHVDALRMTLGLQRLPDLCEEEEKLSLEPACPVTSRFTATRRSARCAKQRAAPGTPKNPSGSRMNKPVSPSPPVMPPDTF, encoded by the exons ATGGGGGATGAGCAGATCATGTGCAAACTGGAGAGCATTAAAGAGATAAG GAACAAGACTTTTCAGATGGAGAAGATAAAGGCTCGTTTGAAATCGGAGTTTGACTCCCTGGAGTCGGAGGAGCGACACCTGAAGGAATACAAGCAGGAGATGGACCTCCTGCTCCAGGAGAAGATGGCTCACGTAGAGGAGCTGCGACTGATCCACGCGGATATCAACGTG ATGGAAAACACCATCAAGCAGTCCGAGAATGACCTGAACAAGCTGCTGGAATCCACGCGGCGCCTGCACGACGAGTACAAGCCCCTGAAAGAACACGTGGACGCCCTTAGGATGACCTTGGGGCTGCAGCGGCTGCCAGACCTgtgcgaggaggaggagaagCTATCCCTGGA GCCTGCTTGTCCTGTCACCAGCAGATTCACCGCAACGCGCCGATCTGCCCGCTGTGCAAAGCAAAGAGCCGCTCCCGGAACCCCAAAAAACCCAAGCGGAAGCAGGATGAATAAACccgtatccccctccccccccgtgatGCCCCCCGACACTTTCTAG
- the ZC4H2 gene encoding zinc finger C4H2 domain-containing protein isoform X1 produces MGDEQIMCKLESIKEIRNKTFQMEKIKARLKSEFDSLESEERHLKEYKQEMDLLLQEKMAHVEELRLIHADINVMENTIKQSENDLNKLLESTRRLHDEYKPLKEHVDALRMTLGLQRLPDLCEEEEKLSLDYFEKQKADWQTESQEPSIPESLAAAAAAAQQLQVARKQDTRQTATFRQQPPPMKACLSCHQQIHRNAPICPLCKAKSRSRNPKKPKRKQDE; encoded by the exons ATGGGGGATGAGCAGATCATGTGCAAACTGGAGAGCATTAAAGAGATAAG GAACAAGACTTTTCAGATGGAGAAGATAAAGGCTCGTTTGAAATCGGAGTTTGACTCCCTGGAGTCGGAGGAGCGACACCTGAAGGAATACAAGCAGGAGATGGACCTCCTGCTCCAGGAGAAGATGGCTCACGTAGAGGAGCTGCGACTGATCCACGCGGATATCAACGTG ATGGAAAACACCATCAAGCAGTCCGAGAATGACCTGAACAAGCTGCTGGAATCCACGCGGCGCCTGCACGACGAGTACAAGCCCCTGAAAGAACACGTGGACGCCCTTAGGATGACCTTGGGGCTGCAGCGGCTGCCAGACCTgtgcgaggaggaggagaagCTATCCCTGGA ctactttgaaaaacagaaagCTGATTGGCAAACAGAATCTCAGGAGCCGtctatcccagaatcccttgcagcagctGCAGCCGCAGCACAGCAGCTACAAGTAGCCAGAAAGCAGGATACCAGACAGACTGCAACATTCCGCCAGCAGCCGCCGCCCATGAAG GCCTGCTTGTCCTGTCACCAGCAGATTCACCGCAACGCGCCGATCTGCCCGCTGTGCAAAGCAAAGAGCCGCTCCCGGAACCCCAAAAAACCCAAGCGGAAGCAGGATGAATAA